Proteins from a genomic interval of Siniperca chuatsi isolate FFG_IHB_CAS linkage group LG10, ASM2008510v1, whole genome shotgun sequence:
- the ctnnbip1 gene encoding beta-catenin-interacting protein 1: MNREEAPGKSPEDMYIQQKVRVLLMLKKMGSNLTPSEEAFLRNYAGVVHTQMSQLPQHNIDQGAEDVVMAFSRSETEDRRQ, encoded by the exons ATGAACCGCGAGGAGGCCCCAGGGAAGTCTCCTGAAGACATGTACATCCAACAGAAAGTGCGGGTCCTGCTCATGCTAAAGAAAATGGGATCAAAT CTTACACCAAGTGAAGAGGCTTTTCTCCGGAATTACGCAGGTGTGGTCCACACTCAGATGAGCCAGCTACCACAGCACAACATAGACCAGG GTGCAGAGGACGTGGTGATGGCGTTCTCACGGTCAGAGACGGAGGATCGGCGACAGTGA